In Sinobacterium caligoides, the sequence CTATGGGGAGGCTCAATAACGCGTTGCTCGACTTGCAACACACAGACATCACGGCAACCTCTAATGGCGTCGTCAGCAATCTGCAACTGCAAGCGGGGAGCTATGCCAGGGCTGGCGAGCGCTCACTGTTTCTTGTTAACAATAAACACTGCTGGCTTGCCGCCGATTTTAATGAAAAAGGCATCAACCAACTAACGGTTGGCAAACGCGTACACGTAGCATTTGATGCCCTGCCCGGCGATGTTATCGAAGGCAGCATTAAAAGTATTGATCGTGCCGTTAATGACCCTTCAAGTCCTAACAATCAGCTAGCCTTCGTTACCAATGACAACCGCTGGATCCGCGAACAACAAAAAGTTCGCGTGCGTATTGAGCTCGACAACGTCCCTTCAAATCTTATTTCCGGTGCGCGCGCCAGCGTCATCGTTAACACGAACAACCCACTCATGAGCATAGTTTCTGATAGCTGGATTCAACTTGTTTCCACGTTACGTTACGTCTATTAAGGCGGCATTATGCCTTCGAATGAACACAAAAAAGCACTAAGAATTGCCCTAACAATCGCTACTTGCATGCTCTCAGCAAAGCTGCTGAACTTCAACTCACCAGTCTACTTAGCACTATACCCAACCATTACACTGACTCGTGGTGTTAGCTTTAGCTGGCGAGCACTGATTAGTACCTTTACCCCCGTGCTGCTGGCAAGTTTTTGTGCGGTTATTGTTGCGGAGTCTTTCCGCCAACACCCTTTCGTCATTTGGACCATCAGCCTTTTTTATATCGATTTCTTATGCCGCCGCGCCGATACGCCGATCAAACGAGCCAAACTACTGCTGCCCTGTTTCAGCTGGATCCTTGTCGTCATTTACGCCAGCCATAGCGATAAGCCACTGTTTGGGCTGTTACGAGAAACAGCCTTATCCATGGTGATTACGTGTATCGTCATTCGTGGCTATCTATGGATTTTTAACGAGGCCGTGCAATCCGCTGCCCCTCGTATAATTCCAGCGCAACCTGTCTCAGCCGCCAGTCGTGGTACCGCCCTCCTGCTAATCGGTAGTGGCCTCGCCATACTCATGATCATCGACTTGCTGTCCGCCATGTTCTGCATGGTACCTATTATCGCTGCAGCAACCCAGGTCAACCGGGAGCAATTCGTCACAACAGTCAGACTACGCTTTATGACTCAGGTCGGCGGCTGCGCCCTGGCAGTCATATTCAGCCTACTATTTGCCCACCAGCAAACAACAATTTTAGCCTACGCTGTCGCCTTAGTCGGCCTAATCTACGCCCTCGCTAGACTATTCACCCAAGCGGAGGGCTTAAAGCGCGATATTCACGCCGATGGTTTATTAGCGACCCTACTACCCATTCAGCTCTATCTCGCCCATAATAACCTTGCCCTAGAGCGCACCTTCCTGCGTGCTTGGGAACTGACCATCACCCTATTCGTTTTATTTGTACTTCACCAACTCAGCAGCACTAGACAGAAAGAGCCTTGTCATGCCCAACCTCCTCGTTGATGTCCCAGAGCTTAACCTCAGCGCCAGCTTCATGATGGGCTTAGCCCACAAACGCTTTCGCGTAACGGCTAACCAAGCCCTCTGTGACGAAGTTGATATTACACTAGAGATGTTTGGCGCACTGGCCACGCTCGATCATCACCCGGGTATTACACAGCAGCAACTCAGTGATATTTTGCAGCGCGAGCGTTCTGCAACGAAGCGCCTGGTCGACAACTGCATCAAGCGCGAACTCATCACTGCCTGCAAAGGTGAAAGCGAGAATAAAAAAGCCCGCTACCTGTCTCTCACCCCATTAGGCAGCTCCACTAAAGAACGGAGCAGCCAGTTAATGGCAGAAGTACGCAAGCAGTTTTTCTCGGCATTAAGCCCAGAGGAAGAGGCGACGCTTTATCGCCTCTGTCGTCAGCTGGTCACGGAGCAGTGAGCAGCGAGCAGCGAGCAGCGAGCAGCGAGCAGCGAGCAGCGAGCAGCGAGCAGCGAGCAGCGAGCAGCGAGCAGCGAGCAGCGATACAGACTAACATGACGACTTGTCCTTGACGCATCCATAAATCAAAATAGATCAACCTATTCTCACTGCCTAGCGAAATATCACAAAAGCTTTTTCATTCTGTAACATACGATCCGAATAATGCTGACTGCCACCGACACTTTGTCTCTTTTTTCAAAATGGAGCAGTATTATGGTTGATCAGAGCAAACGATCTTTTGTCATCAACTCAAGCATTGGTTTAACGGCAGCCGCCACTAGCCCAAACCTGTTAGCCAGCATCGAAAAAGCTGTTGCAATTCCTGGTAGACATCATCACGGCAGCATTAAAGATGTCGAGCACATTGTTATTTTAATGCAAGAAAACCGCGCCTTCGACCATTACTTCGGCACCTTACCAGGCGTCCGTAACTTCGGTGATCGCTTTGCCATCAAACTACCTAATGGCGATCACGTGTGGAAACAGCCTAGTGGCGACGATGCTGTGCCCCCGTGGTACTGGAACACTAATGAAAAGGTAGGCTATCACCGCATGTCCAGCACCAACCACTCGTTTCAAAGTGCACAGAAGTCCTGGAACTACGGCATCATGGATCAATGGGTACCCAATAGAACAGCCCTGACTATGGGGTATTATAGAAAAGAAGACCTTGAATTTCAGTTTTCTCTGGCAGAGAACTTCACCTTTTGCGACGCCTACCACTGTAGCTTTGCTGGCTGCACAATCCCAAACCGCGTCTTCCTTTGGAGTGGCTCCATCAACCCTTCCGGCGACCTCATGGGCCCCGTACATGGTAATAGCCATGAAGGCTGGGGTGAAATTGAGGATATTGATAAAGGTTACGCCTGGACAACCTATCCTGAACGCTTAGAGGAAGCGGGAATTTCTTGGAGGGTCTACCACGAAGCTGGCAACTGCTATGACGACAACCCTTTGCTCGGTTTTAAAACCTTTCGCTACCTGCATATAAACGACCGCGAGCACCCTGTATATCAGCGCGGCACCGCTGGACAAGGGAGCGATTATTTAAGCGCATTACTCGATGACGTTCAGGGCAACACTTTACCGCAAGTATCCTGGCTGGTGGCAAGCGCAGACTACTCCGAACACCCGAGTCGATCATGCCCGCTACAAGGCGCAGCCTATACATCCCAAGTTTTAGATATTTTGACATCAAACCCCGATGTCTGGAGCAAAACCGTATTCTTGGTCATGTTCGATGAGAACGACGGGCTATTCGACCATATGCCTCCACCCGCCGTGCCGTCGAGAATTACCCCTAATGACGGCGGCGACGTCAAAACCTATGGTAAATCGAACATCAGCACTGCTGGCGAATACATCGTCAAACCCGACCTTAACGAAACTAATGAGCAGATGATTGGCCGCCCCTACCCTCTTGGGCCTAGAGTGCCAATGTACGTTATCTCTCCCTGGAGTGTCGGCCGCAAGGTTAACTCACAAGTGTTTGATCATACCTCTGTGATTCGCTTTATTGAAGAACGCTTTGGCGTCAAAGAACCGAACATCAGTGAGTGGCGACGTGAGGTCTGTGGGGATTTAACGTCCTGCTTTGATTTCTCTAAACAAGGTTCGACACCCTATATCAAGCCGGAAAAAAAGACACACGCTGATAAAGTTAGAAAGAGAGCCGACATTTACAACGAACAGCATATGCCTAGATTCGATGAAGCGAGTGATGTTGGCCTACCAGCCGTGCTACCACAACAGGTCCCTTCATCCCCATTACCGTACCAACTAGAGGTACAAGCGGATAAAAAATGCCGCCATGGTGAAAGCAGCATCCATTTAAGCTTTATCAATAGCGGTAGGCAGGCCGCAGTATTTCAACTATACGATGGTAAGGCAAAAGATAACGGTGAGCCATTATTCCCTTACCGTTATACGGTAAAGAATAACGGCGATAAGGATCGCGAGCTAAGCGATAAGTGGCTGTTTGACGACGACTATCATCTGATGGTCTACGGGCCTAACGGCTTTATTCGTTTCTTTAAGGGAAACCACAACCCCAGCATTAAAGAGCCAGCGATTAAATATCGCTACCTTAACAGCGGTCGAATTTGTAAGTTCAGTATCTCTGCATTCAATCCCAACAAACACCAAACATTGAATATCGTTATTACTCCAAACGAATACACCAACAAGCAGTACACGATGACGCTAAAACCTCATGAGGAAATAGAGTATCACCTGCCGCTAGAGAAACACTGCTGGTACGATTTCACGGTTAAAGCTATTGAAGTCACCGGCTTTGAACGCCGAGTGGCTGGCCGTATTGATCGCGCTAAGCCACACAAATACCCTTGCTGGAGCGATCCTGCAATGGGACGTCTTTCAAACGACAAAGAATTGGACGCCATGAACGAGTAAAGTCACCCTCCCTTTATTACGCAATAAAATAGCAGCGCGTCGTTTCACTGCTATTTTATCTCTAACGGCACGAGCCATTAGGCCTGAAAAAAGCTCAATGACGCTATTGTCTATTTATTGATCGAGCCAAACCTGATCCAGGGACTGGTTAACGTAGTGGCTTGAAGAGGTTTTCCAACCTTTAACATAGGAGCGATACGGGTTAATTTTATACCACCACAACGTCATATTGGTCGAGGCGTTATCAAACACCTCCTTCTCGAACTCTCGCATGACAGCGCGTTGCTCGTCTAGCGTAGACGCCTTCAGTAACCGGTCATAGGTTTCATCTAAGGTTGAGCTTTCACAGCCCGCATAATTATTCTCAGCACTACAGA encodes:
- a CDS encoding DUF2955 domain-containing protein is translated as MPSNEHKKALRIALTIATCMLSAKLLNFNSPVYLALYPTITLTRGVSFSWRALISTFTPVLLASFCAVIVAESFRQHPFVIWTISLFYIDFLCRRADTPIKRAKLLLPCFSWILVVIYASHSDKPLFGLLRETALSMVITCIVIRGYLWIFNEAVQSAAPRIIPAQPVSAASRGTALLLIGSGLAILMIIDLLSAMFCMVPIIAAATQVNREQFVTTVRLRFMTQVGGCALAVIFSLLFAHQQTTILAYAVALVGLIYALARLFTQAEGLKRDIHADGLLATLLPIQLYLAHNNLALERTFLRAWELTITLFVLFVLHQLSSTRQKEPCHAQPPR
- a CDS encoding MarR family winged helix-turn-helix transcriptional regulator yields the protein MPNLLVDVPELNLSASFMMGLAHKRFRVTANQALCDEVDITLEMFGALATLDHHPGITQQQLSDILQRERSATKRLVDNCIKRELITACKGESENKKARYLSLTPLGSSTKERSSQLMAEVRKQFFSALSPEEEATLYRLCRQLVTEQ
- a CDS encoding phosphocholine-specific phospholipase C; translation: MVDQSKRSFVINSSIGLTAAATSPNLLASIEKAVAIPGRHHHGSIKDVEHIVILMQENRAFDHYFGTLPGVRNFGDRFAIKLPNGDHVWKQPSGDDAVPPWYWNTNEKVGYHRMSSTNHSFQSAQKSWNYGIMDQWVPNRTALTMGYYRKEDLEFQFSLAENFTFCDAYHCSFAGCTIPNRVFLWSGSINPSGDLMGPVHGNSHEGWGEIEDIDKGYAWTTYPERLEEAGISWRVYHEAGNCYDDNPLLGFKTFRYLHINDREHPVYQRGTAGQGSDYLSALLDDVQGNTLPQVSWLVASADYSEHPSRSCPLQGAAYTSQVLDILTSNPDVWSKTVFLVMFDENDGLFDHMPPPAVPSRITPNDGGDVKTYGKSNISTAGEYIVKPDLNETNEQMIGRPYPLGPRVPMYVISPWSVGRKVNSQVFDHTSVIRFIEERFGVKEPNISEWRREVCGDLTSCFDFSKQGSTPYIKPEKKTHADKVRKRADIYNEQHMPRFDEASDVGLPAVLPQQVPSSPLPYQLEVQADKKCRHGESSIHLSFINSGRQAAVFQLYDGKAKDNGEPLFPYRYTVKNNGDKDRELSDKWLFDDDYHLMVYGPNGFIRFFKGNHNPSIKEPAIKYRYLNSGRICKFSISAFNPNKHQTLNIVITPNEYTNKQYTMTLKPHEEIEYHLPLEKHCWYDFTVKAIEVTGFERRVAGRIDRAKPHKYPCWSDPAMGRLSNDKELDAMNE